From Amia ocellicauda isolate fAmiCal2 chromosome 12, fAmiCal2.hap1, whole genome shotgun sequence, a single genomic window includes:
- the LOC136764919 gene encoding interferon-inducible GTPase 5 codes for MGDWRQSLQTISECELQEMGSLLRSRVVTEVVAQVQGMLGQLDSATLDIAVTGDSGAGKSSFINAFRGLGDEDPESSPTGVTETTLEITAYPHPGLPNVRLWDLPGIGTPRFQADRYLEMVGLERFDFFIIVSSERFRENHVLLAEAVRKWGKKFYFVRNKVENDLEAWGRRKMRGAAAGKEEQEDLLGRIRADCEGSLRKMGGGMGTMAITVFLISCFHPNKFDFPRLQETLAQELEGHKRHALLLALPNLSATTLQGKRKALEGGLWRRAMSACLCTVAPGGLGVGGRAGLSGSVPVLMETLRSYQRHFGVDQESLRRLAALTGKPYELLCREVTSSAGRQLSEQGVEDMLGQMAMGQQVVVGMLQSRIPVLGSLTCGGVSFVACYWLLSSALGDLSQDAERVMRRALHGEELDREEVEDPGFFYGD; via the exons ATGGG GGACTGGAGGCAGAGCCTACAAACCATCAGTGAATGCGAGCTGCAGGAGATGGGCAGCCTGCTGAGATCCAGGGTTGTGACTGAGGTCGTGGCACAGGTGCAAGGCATGCTGGGACAGCTGGATTCGGCTACCCTGGACATCGCCGTGACAGGGGACTCCGGGGCAGGCAAGTCCTCCTTCATCAATGCCTTTCGGGGGCTGGGGGATGAGGATCCTGAGTCGTCACCCACGGGTGTGACTGAGACCACTCTGGAGATTACCGCATACCCCCACCCTGGGCTCCCCAACGTGAGGCTCTGGGACCTCCCCGGGATCGGGACGCCCCGTTTCCAGGCCGATCGTTACCTCGAGATGGTGGGGCTGGAGCGCTTTGACTTCTTCATCATCGTGTCATCCGAGAGGTTCCGGGAGAACCATGTCCTGCTGGCCGAGGCCGTGCGCAAGTGGGGGAAGAAATTCTACTTTGTGCGCAACAAGGTGGAAAACGACCTAGAGGCGTGGGGGCGCCGCAAGATGCGGGGGGCGGCAGCAGGAAAGGAGGAGCAGGAGGATCTGCTGGGAAGGATCAGGGCAGACTGCGAGGGAAGCCTGCGGAAGATGGGGGGAGGCATGGGGACAATGGCCATCACGGTCTTCCTCATTTCCTGCTTCCACCCCAACAAGTTCGATTTCCCGCGGTTGCAGGAGACGCTGGcgcaggagctggagggtcacAAGAGACACGCCCTCCTGCTGGCCTTGCCCAATTTGTCTGCCACCACCCTGCAGGGGAAGCGGAAGGCACTGGAGGGGGGGCTCTGGAGGAGGGCCATGTCCGCCTGCCTGTGCACTGTGGCGCCAGGGGGCCTGGGGGTGGGCGGACGAGCGGGGCTGTCCGGCAGCGTGCCTGTGCTGATGGAGACACTGCGCTCCTATCAGAGGCACTTTGGGGTGGACCAGGAGTCGCTGAGGAGGCTGGCGGCGCTGACTGGGAAACCTTATGAG CTCCTTTGTAGAGAGGTGACCTCGAGCGCGGGCCGGCAGCTGAGCGAGCAGGGGGTGGAGGACATGCTGGGACAGATGGCCATGGGGCAGCAGGTGGTGGTGGGGATGCTGCAGAGCCGGATCCCTGTGCTGGGCTCCCTCACCTGCGGGGGCGTGTCTTTCGTGGCCTGCTATTGGCTTCTGAGCTCGGCCCTGGGGGACCTGAGCCAGGATGCGGAGAGGGTAATGCGGAGGGCGCTGCATGGGGAGGAGCTAGACCGCGAAGAAGTCGAGGATCCGGGATTCTTCTATGGGGACTGA
- the LOC136764920 gene encoding interferon-inducible GTPase 5: MDEYDIVSESEVSEIREALENESLTSAAAKIQSYFESLDHVELNIAITGESGSGKSTFVNAFRGLRDEDEAAAPTGVVETTMEPKSYSHPCYPNVKVWDLPGIGTPNFKADTYLEQVSFDLYDFFIIIASERFKDSNVQLATSIQKMKKRFYFVRTKIDDSLRAAGRKKDYNEEKTLEVIRQDCIFGLEKYGLVSPIVFLISSFELHLYDFPKLEETLEDELPKHKRHVLLLSLPNLTLEINQRKRQALLADVWKLATLSCAVAMVPIPGLSVVVDVGILVKELRRYYEAFGLDEESLNSLAERVGKPVAELKEMINSPLNKEISADVVIKMLTKAAGAGLMVVEYCASTIPVFGSMVAGGISFGTTYYMLKSCLDELANDSHNVLMRALESEV; the protein is encoded by the exons ATGGACGAGTATGATATTGTTTCGGAAAGCGAGGTCTCAGAGATCCGCGAGGCACTGGAGAACGAGAGCCTGACCAGCGCCGCCGCCAAGATCCAGTCCTATTTCGAGTCCCTGGATCATGTGGAGCTAAACATTGCCATCACGGGGGAGTCAGGCTCGGGCAAGTCCACCTTCGTCAATGCCTTCCGTGGCTTGAGAGATGAAGATGAGGCCGCAGCCCCCACGGGGGTAGTGGAGACCACCATGGAGCCCAAGTCATACTCCCACCCTTGCTACCCCAACGTAAAG GTGTGGGACCTGCCTGGCATCGGGACGCCCAACTTCAAGGCCGACACATACCTAGAGCAGGTGAGCTTTGACCTCTATGACTTTTTCATCATCATTGCATCCGAGCGCTTCAAGGACAGCAATGTCCAGCTGGCCACCAGCATCCAGAAGATGAAGAAGAGGTTCTACTTTGTGCGCACCAAGATTGATGACAGCCTGAGGGCCGCAGGCAGGAAGAAGGACTACAATGAGGAGAAGACGCTGGAAGTGATCCGGCAGGACTGCATCTTTG GCCTGGAGAAGTATGGGCTGGTGTCCCCCATTGTCTTCCTCATCTCCAGCTTTGAGCTCCACCTCTACGACTTCCCCAAGCTGGAGGAGACCCTGGAGGATGAGCTGCCCAAGCACAAGCGCCACGTTCTGCTGCTGTCTCTGCCCAACCTCACCCTGGAGATCAACCAGAGGAAGCGCCAGGCCCTGCTGGCTGACGTCTGGAAGCTGGCCACCCTGTCCTGTGCCGTGGCCATGGTGCCCATCCCCGGACTGTCAGTAGTCGTGGACGTGGGCATCTTGGTCAAGGAGCTGCGCAGGTACTATGAGGCCTTCGGGCTGGATGAGGAGTCACTGAACAGCCTGGCAGAGAGGGTGGGCAAGCCGGTGGCAGAGCTGAAGGAGATGATCAATTCTCCGCTCAACAAGGAGATTTCGGCGGACGTGGTCATCAAGATGTTGACTAAGGCGGCAGGGGCAGGGCTGATGGTGGTGGAGTACTGTGCCAGCACAATCCCTGTTTTCGGCTCCATGGTGGCTGGGGGAATCTCATTCGGCACCACCTACTACATGCTGAAGAGCTGCCTGGACGAGCTGGCCAACGACTCGCACAATGTCCTCATGAGGGCACTGGAGTCCGAGGTGTGA